A region from the Gymnogyps californianus isolate 813 chromosome 14, ASM1813914v2, whole genome shotgun sequence genome encodes:
- the P4HA2 gene encoding prolyl 4-hydroxylase subunit alpha-2 isoform X2 — protein sequence MKPWLQLVFFTCIFLIWHTEAEFFTSIGQMTDLIYAEKDLVQSLKEYIRAEENKLSQIKSWAEKMDVLTSKSTSDPEGYLAHPVNAYKLVKRLNTDWLELENLVLQDTTNGFIANLTIQRQFFPTEEDETGAAKALMRLQDTYKLDPETLSRGNLPGTKYRSSLTVGDCFGMGKTAYNDGDYYHTVLWMEQALKQHDEGEDTTVGKVEILDYLSYAVFQFGDLHRAMELTRRLISLDSTHERAGSNLRYFEKLLEKEREEKEKEKSINKTMTTTEPVVQSGAYERPTDYLPERDIYEALCRGEGVKMTPRRQKRLFCRYHDGNRNPHLLIAPFKEEDEWDSPHIVRYYDVMSDEEIEKIKQLAKPRLARATVRDPKTGVLTVASYRVSKSSWLEEDDDPVVAKVNQRMQQITGLTVKTAELLQVANYGMGGQYEPHFDFSRRPFDSTLKSEGNRLATFLNYMSDVEAGGATVFPDFGAAIWPKKGTAVFWYNLFRSGEGDYRTRHAACPVLVGCKWVSNKWFHERGNEFLRPCGRTEVD from the exons ATGAAGCCCTGGCTGCAGTTGGTGTTCTTTACCTGTATTTTCTTGATCTGGCACACAGAAGCGGAGTTCTTCACCTCCATAG GTCAAATGACAGACCTGATTTATGCGGAGAAAGACTTGGTACAGTCTTTAAAGGAATATATCCGAGCAGAAGAGAACAAGCTCTCTCAGATTAAAAG CTGGGCTGAAAAAATGGATGTACTGACTAGCAAATCAACCTCTGATCCAGAAGGGTATCTGGCACACCCTGTAAACGCATATAAGCTGGTGAAGCGTTTAAATACTGACTGGCTGGAATTGGAAAACCTAGTTCTTCAGGATACAACAAATG GCTTTATTGCAAATCTTACAATTCAGCGTCAGTTTTTTCCAACTGAAGAAGATGAGACCGGAGCTGCGAAGGCTCTGATGCGCCTGCAGGACACATACAAACTGGATCCTGAAACTCTCTCTCGAGGAAACTTACCAG gAACAAAATATAGATCCTCTTTGACAGTAGGTGACTGCTTTGGTATGGGGAAGACTGCTTACAATGATGGAGACTACTATCACACAGTACTCTGGATGGAACAAGCCTTAAAACAACATGATGAGGGGGAGGATACAACAGTCGGCAAAGTGGAGATCCTAGATTATCTCAGCTatgctgttttccagtttgGGGATTTACACAGAGCCATGGAGCTTACCAGACGTCTGATATCCCTCG ACAGTACTCATGAGAGAGCAGGCAGTAATCTGCGGTACTTTGAGAAGTtgctggagaaggagagagaggagaaggagaaagagaagtcGATAAACAAGACCATGACAACGACAGAACCAGTGGTGCAAAGTGGTGCCTATGAGAGGCCTACTGACTACTTGCCGGAGCGTGACATCTATGAGGCCCTTTGCAGAGGTGAAGGGGTAAAAATG ACACCTCGAAGGCAGAAAAGGCTGTTTTGTAGGTACCATGATGGAAACAGAAACCCTCACCTGCTCATAGCTCCCTTTAAAGAAGAAGATGAATGGGATAGCCCTCATATTGTACGATACTATGATGTCATGTCTGATGAAGAAATTGAGAAAATTAAGCAACTAGCTAAGCCAAGG CTGGCACGAGCCACAGTACGTGATCCCAAAACTGGTGTCCTTACAGTGGCTAGCTACAGGGTATCAAAAAG CTCATGGTTGGAGGAAGATGATGATCCTGTTGTGGCCAAGGTGAATCAACGAATGCAGCAGATTACAGGGTTAACGGTGAAAACAGCCGAACTGTTGCAG GTTGCCAACTATGGAATGGGAGGGCAGTATGAGCCACACTTTGATTTTTCTAGG CGACCCTTTGACAGCACACTCAAATCGGAAGGAAATAGGCTAGCGACGTTTCTTAACTAT ATGAGTGATGTAGAAGCTGGAGGAGCTACAGTTTTCCCAGATTTTGGGGCAGCAATATGGCCCAAGAAG GGAACAGCAGTGTTTTGGTACAATCTTTTCAGAAGTGGTGAGGGTGATTATAGAACAAGGCATGCAGCTTGTCCGGTACTAGTAGGGTGTAAATGGG TTTCAAACAAATGGTTTCatgaaagaggaaatgaatTCTTAAGACCTTGTGGGAGAACAGAGGTTGACTGa
- the P4HA2 gene encoding prolyl 4-hydroxylase subunit alpha-2 isoform X3 — MKPWLQLVFFTCIFLIWHTEAEFFTSIGQMTDLIYAEKDLVQSLKEYIRAEENKLSQIKSWAEKMDVLTSKSTSDPEGYLAHPVNAYKLVKRLNTDWLELENLVLQDTTNGFIANLTIQRQFFPTEEDETGAAKALMRLQDTYKLDPETLSRGNLPGTKYRSSLTVGDCFGMGKTAYNDGDYYHTVLWMEQALKQHDEGEDTTVGKVEILDYLSYAVFQFGDLHRAMELTRRLISLDSTHERAGSNLRYFEKLLEKEREEKEKEKSINKTMTTTEPVVQSGAYERPTDYLPERDIYEALCRGEGVKMTPRRQKRLFCRYHDGNRNPHLLIAPFKEEDEWDSPHIVRYYDVMSDEEIEKIKQLAKPRLARATVRDPKTGVLTVASYRVSKSSWLEEDDDPVVAKVNQRMQQITGLTVKTAELLQVANYGMGGQYEPHFDFSRKDEPDAFKRLGTGNRVATFLNYVPSRRTPE; from the exons ATGAAGCCCTGGCTGCAGTTGGTGTTCTTTACCTGTATTTTCTTGATCTGGCACACAGAAGCGGAGTTCTTCACCTCCATAG GTCAAATGACAGACCTGATTTATGCGGAGAAAGACTTGGTACAGTCTTTAAAGGAATATATCCGAGCAGAAGAGAACAAGCTCTCTCAGATTAAAAG CTGGGCTGAAAAAATGGATGTACTGACTAGCAAATCAACCTCTGATCCAGAAGGGTATCTGGCACACCCTGTAAACGCATATAAGCTGGTGAAGCGTTTAAATACTGACTGGCTGGAATTGGAAAACCTAGTTCTTCAGGATACAACAAATG GCTTTATTGCAAATCTTACAATTCAGCGTCAGTTTTTTCCAACTGAAGAAGATGAGACCGGAGCTGCGAAGGCTCTGATGCGCCTGCAGGACACATACAAACTGGATCCTGAAACTCTCTCTCGAGGAAACTTACCAG gAACAAAATATAGATCCTCTTTGACAGTAGGTGACTGCTTTGGTATGGGGAAGACTGCTTACAATGATGGAGACTACTATCACACAGTACTCTGGATGGAACAAGCCTTAAAACAACATGATGAGGGGGAGGATACAACAGTCGGCAAAGTGGAGATCCTAGATTATCTCAGCTatgctgttttccagtttgGGGATTTACACAGAGCCATGGAGCTTACCAGACGTCTGATATCCCTCG ACAGTACTCATGAGAGAGCAGGCAGTAATCTGCGGTACTTTGAGAAGTtgctggagaaggagagagaggagaaggagaaagagaagtcGATAAACAAGACCATGACAACGACAGAACCAGTGGTGCAAAGTGGTGCCTATGAGAGGCCTACTGACTACTTGCCGGAGCGTGACATCTATGAGGCCCTTTGCAGAGGTGAAGGGGTAAAAATG ACACCTCGAAGGCAGAAAAGGCTGTTTTGTAGGTACCATGATGGAAACAGAAACCCTCACCTGCTCATAGCTCCCTTTAAAGAAGAAGATGAATGGGATAGCCCTCATATTGTACGATACTATGATGTCATGTCTGATGAAGAAATTGAGAAAATTAAGCAACTAGCTAAGCCAAGG CTGGCACGAGCCACAGTACGTGATCCCAAAACTGGTGTCCTTACAGTGGCTAGCTACAGGGTATCAAAAAG CTCATGGTTGGAGGAAGATGATGATCCTGTTGTGGCCAAGGTGAATCAACGAATGCAGCAGATTACAGGGTTAACGGTGAAAACAGCCGAACTGTTGCAG GTTGCCAACTATGGAATGGGAGGGCAGTATGAGCCACACTTTGATTTTTCTAGG aaAGATGAGCCAGATGCTTTCAAGCGGTTAGGGACTGGAAATCGTGTGGCCACTTTTTTAAACTAT GTACCAAGCAGGAGGACACCAGAGTG A
- the P4HA2 gene encoding prolyl 4-hydroxylase subunit alpha-2 isoform X1: MKPWLQLVFFTCIFLIWHTEAEFFTSIGQMTDLIYAEKDLVQSLKEYIRAEENKLSQIKSWAEKMDVLTSKSTSDPEGYLAHPVNAYKLVKRLNTDWLELENLVLQDTTNGFIANLTIQRQFFPTEEDETGAAKALMRLQDTYKLDPETLSRGNLPGTKYRSSLTVGDCFGMGKTAYNDGDYYHTVLWMEQALKQHDEGEDTTVGKVEILDYLSYAVFQFGDLHRAMELTRRLISLDSTHERAGSNLRYFEKLLEKEREEKEKEKSINKTMTTTEPVVQSGAYERPTDYLPERDIYEALCRGEGVKMTPRRQKRLFCRYHDGNRNPHLLIAPFKEEDEWDSPHIVRYYDVMSDEEIEKIKQLAKPRLARATVRDPKTGVLTVASYRVSKSSWLEEDDDPVVAKVNQRMQQITGLTVKTAELLQVANYGMGGQYEPHFDFSRKDEPDAFKRLGTGNRVATFLNYMSDVEAGGATVFPDFGAAIWPKKGTAVFWYNLFRSGEGDYRTRHAACPVLVGCKWVSNKWFHERGNEFLRPCGRTEVD, encoded by the exons ATGAAGCCCTGGCTGCAGTTGGTGTTCTTTACCTGTATTTTCTTGATCTGGCACACAGAAGCGGAGTTCTTCACCTCCATAG GTCAAATGACAGACCTGATTTATGCGGAGAAAGACTTGGTACAGTCTTTAAAGGAATATATCCGAGCAGAAGAGAACAAGCTCTCTCAGATTAAAAG CTGGGCTGAAAAAATGGATGTACTGACTAGCAAATCAACCTCTGATCCAGAAGGGTATCTGGCACACCCTGTAAACGCATATAAGCTGGTGAAGCGTTTAAATACTGACTGGCTGGAATTGGAAAACCTAGTTCTTCAGGATACAACAAATG GCTTTATTGCAAATCTTACAATTCAGCGTCAGTTTTTTCCAACTGAAGAAGATGAGACCGGAGCTGCGAAGGCTCTGATGCGCCTGCAGGACACATACAAACTGGATCCTGAAACTCTCTCTCGAGGAAACTTACCAG gAACAAAATATAGATCCTCTTTGACAGTAGGTGACTGCTTTGGTATGGGGAAGACTGCTTACAATGATGGAGACTACTATCACACAGTACTCTGGATGGAACAAGCCTTAAAACAACATGATGAGGGGGAGGATACAACAGTCGGCAAAGTGGAGATCCTAGATTATCTCAGCTatgctgttttccagtttgGGGATTTACACAGAGCCATGGAGCTTACCAGACGTCTGATATCCCTCG ACAGTACTCATGAGAGAGCAGGCAGTAATCTGCGGTACTTTGAGAAGTtgctggagaaggagagagaggagaaggagaaagagaagtcGATAAACAAGACCATGACAACGACAGAACCAGTGGTGCAAAGTGGTGCCTATGAGAGGCCTACTGACTACTTGCCGGAGCGTGACATCTATGAGGCCCTTTGCAGAGGTGAAGGGGTAAAAATG ACACCTCGAAGGCAGAAAAGGCTGTTTTGTAGGTACCATGATGGAAACAGAAACCCTCACCTGCTCATAGCTCCCTTTAAAGAAGAAGATGAATGGGATAGCCCTCATATTGTACGATACTATGATGTCATGTCTGATGAAGAAATTGAGAAAATTAAGCAACTAGCTAAGCCAAGG CTGGCACGAGCCACAGTACGTGATCCCAAAACTGGTGTCCTTACAGTGGCTAGCTACAGGGTATCAAAAAG CTCATGGTTGGAGGAAGATGATGATCCTGTTGTGGCCAAGGTGAATCAACGAATGCAGCAGATTACAGGGTTAACGGTGAAAACAGCCGAACTGTTGCAG GTTGCCAACTATGGAATGGGAGGGCAGTATGAGCCACACTTTGATTTTTCTAGG aaAGATGAGCCAGATGCTTTCAAGCGGTTAGGGACTGGAAATCGTGTGGCCACTTTTTTAAACTAT ATGAGTGATGTAGAAGCTGGAGGAGCTACAGTTTTCCCAGATTTTGGGGCAGCAATATGGCCCAAGAAG GGAACAGCAGTGTTTTGGTACAATCTTTTCAGAAGTGGTGAGGGTGATTATAGAACAAGGCATGCAGCTTGTCCGGTACTAGTAGGGTGTAAATGGG TTTCAAACAAATGGTTTCatgaaagaggaaatgaatTCTTAAGACCTTGTGGGAGAACAGAGGTTGACTGa